The following coding sequences lie in one Listeria ivanovii subsp. londoniensis genomic window:
- a CDS encoding sensor histidine kinase, with translation MSFSRVMMVVCSGLLLIASIIGTVGYYFLSEGSWYKILIEQKIFYIPFVIFVPITAISVGLIIGGLLGYFIKQKFESIDFSIRLLGQGDLEKKITSEEDENFIEVQQVYKQIDRLRDKMKAQTILTQKLASERAESSGQTKEAILSEERHRIARELHDSVSQQLFAAMMLLSALNEQSEKSATKAMQKQLKMVESIVNESQSEMRALLLHLRPTQLEGKSLKTGIEQLLKELTTKLPIEVNWQIEDISLQKGIEDHLFRIVQELLSNTLRHSKAKLLEVRLVTMDNLAVMKVVDDGVGFDMDNVRQGSYGLQNMRERVAEFGGTIKIISFPGRGTSVEIKIPLVAKKDVESE, from the coding sequence ATGAGTTTCTCTAGAGTAATGATGGTAGTTTGCTCAGGATTACTACTCATAGCATCTATTATTGGAACGGTAGGCTACTACTTTTTAAGTGAGGGTTCTTGGTATAAAATTTTAATTGAACAGAAGATTTTTTATATCCCTTTTGTTATCTTCGTTCCAATAACCGCGATTTCAGTAGGTTTAATCATTGGCGGTTTGTTAGGCTATTTTATCAAGCAAAAGTTTGAGTCGATTGATTTTTCTATCCGCTTACTTGGACAAGGTGACTTAGAAAAAAAGATTACGAGCGAAGAAGACGAAAACTTCATCGAGGTGCAGCAAGTATATAAGCAGATTGACCGTTTACGTGATAAAATGAAAGCACAAACAATTTTAACGCAAAAACTAGCAAGCGAACGCGCTGAATCCTCAGGCCAAACGAAAGAAGCTATTTTGTCAGAAGAACGACACCGGATTGCGCGCGAATTACACGATTCTGTCAGTCAACAATTGTTTGCAGCAATGATGCTTTTATCCGCATTAAATGAACAAAGTGAAAAAAGTGCAACTAAAGCAATGCAAAAACAATTAAAAATGGTTGAATCCATCGTGAATGAATCACAATCGGAAATGCGTGCTTTACTCCTTCACTTGCGTCCAACACAACTTGAGGGGAAATCACTTAAAACTGGAATTGAACAATTATTGAAAGAATTAACAACTAAATTACCAATCGAAGTAAATTGGCAAATTGAAGATATTAGTTTGCAAAAGGGCATTGAAGACCACTTGTTTCGCATCGTTCAAGAGTTATTATCCAATACACTACGCCACTCTAAAGCAAAACTACTTGAAGTTCGCTTAGTAACAATGGATAACTTAGCCGTTATGAAAGTCGTGGATGACGGTGTCGGTTTCGATATGGATAACGTGCGTCAAGGCTCTTATGGTTTACAAAATATGCGTGAAAGAGTTGCCGAATTTGGTGGCACTATCAAAATAATTAGTTTCCCTGGTAGAGGAACTAGTGTAGAAATAAAAATCCCACTTGTTGCGAAAAAGGACGTGGAAAGCGAATGA
- a CDS encoding response regulator, with translation MIKVLLVDDHEMVRIGVSAYLSVQDDMEVVGEAENGRQGADMALELRPDIILMDLVMDEMDGIEATKEIMQKWKEAKIIIVTSFIDDEKVYPALEAGASSYMLKTSTASEIADAIRATYGGDSVLEPEVTGKMMQRLTAKPEKNLHDDLTNRENEILLLIAEGKSNQEIADELFITLKTVKTHVSNILSKLDVQDRTQAAIYAFKHDLVEKK, from the coding sequence ATGATAAAAGTATTACTAGTAGATGATCACGAAATGGTACGTATAGGTGTCTCAGCTTATCTTTCTGTACAAGATGACATGGAAGTAGTTGGTGAAGCGGAAAATGGACGACAAGGTGCGGACATGGCTTTAGAATTACGCCCAGATATAATCTTAATGGATTTAGTGATGGATGAAATGGATGGCATTGAAGCTACCAAAGAAATTATGCAAAAATGGAAAGAAGCTAAAATTATTATCGTCACAAGTTTTATTGATGATGAAAAAGTGTATCCAGCACTTGAAGCGGGTGCAAGTAGTTATATGTTAAAAACATCCACTGCAAGTGAAATTGCCGATGCAATTCGTGCTACATATGGCGGAGACTCTGTACTTGAACCAGAAGTAACAGGCAAAATGATGCAACGGTTAACCGCTAAACCAGAAAAAAACTTACACGATGATTTAACGAATCGTGAAAATGAAATTCTACTACTAATTGCGGAAGGAAAATCTAATCAAGAAATCGCGGATGAACTTTTCATTACGCTTAAAACAGTGAAAACACACGTAAGTAACATTTTATCTAAGTTAGATGTACAAGATCGTACGCAAGCTGCAATCTACGCGTTTAAACATGACTTAGTCGAGAAAAAGTAA
- a CDS encoding potassium channel family protein, translating to MKEGFAVIGLGRFGGSICRSLVEQGMEVLAIDSDEERVNEYMSIATHAVIANSTDENALRQLGIRNFEHVIVAIGEDIQSSILTTLILKEMGVKYVTAKATNDKHAKLLDKIGADRVVHPERDMGRRIAHYIVSKNMLDYLELSDEYSLVEISVSDPRFLGKSLVDLDFRNSFGVNIVGIKKDKQMIITPEANDVLHEGDILIVIGSDDDIERLQEKIQ from the coding sequence ATGAAAGAAGGATTTGCAGTCATCGGGCTTGGAAGATTTGGCGGAAGTATTTGTCGTTCATTAGTAGAGCAAGGGATGGAAGTACTTGCGATTGACTCCGATGAAGAAAGAGTCAATGAATATATGTCGATAGCAACACATGCAGTTATCGCTAATTCAACAGATGAAAATGCGCTGCGTCAATTAGGAATTCGTAATTTTGAGCATGTGATTGTCGCTATTGGGGAAGATATTCAGTCAAGTATTTTGACCACGCTTATTTTAAAAGAAATGGGAGTAAAATATGTTACTGCAAAAGCAACCAATGATAAGCATGCCAAACTATTAGACAAAATTGGTGCTGACCGAGTAGTTCATCCGGAACGAGATATGGGACGACGTATTGCCCACTATATCGTTTCTAAAAATATGCTAGATTATCTAGAGCTTTCTGATGAATATAGTTTAGTTGAGATTTCCGTGTCTGATCCACGCTTCCTTGGAAAAAGTCTTGTTGATTTAGATTTCCGTAATTCTTTCGGTGTTAATATCGTTGGCATCAAAAAAGATAAACAAATGATTATTACGCCTGAAGCAAATGATGTTCTTCATGAAGGCGATATTTTAATTGTCATCGGTTCTGATGATGATATCGAGCGATTACAAGAAAAAATTCAATAA